The Mus caroli chromosome 15, CAROLI_EIJ_v1.1, whole genome shotgun sequence DNA segment CACACTCCATTCAGTTgtaaacaaaatgcaaaattataagtcataaaaatattttattggtgaTTATACATACGTGAGTGGGCCGGAAATACTTGTTATTTCAAGATATTGATAAGTGCATAAATTGAAAGTTGTATCTGGAACTAGAGTACTGCAGTTTCCATATGAATTGTTATATTTAGTAAAAGGCCAATTAAGCTGACTCAGGAGTGACACCTCAGTTCTGTGTGATAGTTACATGTTTTTATCAACTAGAGTCACATGTCTGTGACCCTGGGTAGGGCTGGACCAGGGAAACAGTGCTAAAACTATCATTGAGTTACAGCGTTTGCAAGTATGGCaagttctttcctgcttctgccagATGCTTACGTCTTTAACTCTAATGTCTTAGAGGAAATACCAGTGTTCAACGACAACAGCGCTAACCCTGATCAGAAAGCTAAACAAGCCACGTCGTACTGTCTACTAGTGAACAGTACAATAAGTTGATGCTTTGAAAAATAAGCAAACTAACAAACATAAACTGCAAAAAATGGATAAAACATAACTCAGAAACAATAATTTAGTAAAAACATATCAAAAAACATTGGCAAAGATTCATACAAATTCTTTATTTAATAACAACTTCCTATTTAATCACACCAAGTACCAGCAGGTGCATTAAGAGGATAACCATTAAGAAAATCCTGTTGCAGCAATAGTTGATTAAGTTGATCTCTGACTTGCATACATATAACTATTTGTTTCACAATTctcaaataatacatatttaGGCAGCTTGcactatgtaataaaaaatttaaactcatTACATGCCAATAGTAGAGAATTCAATAATTATGTGTTAGAATTCACTAAACTATAAGTGAAAATAGACTTACCAATAACACTGCATAATGAATAATTCAACCACATTTTCATGGCATTTAACAGCAGAGACCAAAATGTTAACTCTGGAAATGTTTGGTAGCTTATACTGCAATAAAATCTAATAAATCCTGGCAAATTTGTATTTCATGTAAAACTCAAATTATACGTTATGCATGAGTGTGTCTGTCATGAAAATGTGGTAGTTGTTGGCatactctgcatctccatggagGACAGGCATGACTAAGTGGAGCGAGAACGGTTAGTGAGACTCTCCATTGAGGGAGGAGGCCTCTCCCCGGGGCGAGGAGGACCTGGACACGCCCCGCTCAGTGTTGTCCGAGCTGCAGCTGCTCTGGCTGTGCTGATCGCCAGCAGCGCTGGACGCAGGCGCTGACTTGGCTTTCTCCTTAAAGTCTGTGATAATGACTGTTAGATCTCCAACAGTGACTTCCAAATGCTGAGCGCTACTCCGATCCACATTTTTTAATCTTGGtctaaacacacaaaaaaaaccaatgagTTCTTAAACTAGATTTTTCTCACTATCACATTTCTGAGTAAATactaaataaacaagcaaaataacaaaatgagTCATACTGAAGGTTGCCGGTAGCTTAATCATTTTATTCCAATAGATGTTTTAGGACAATAAGACACAAGTGCACCACAAAGGCAGCTGATAaggctggggactggagagattgctcaatggttaagagcgctagctgtttttccagaggacccaggtttgattcccactacccacatggaggctcacaccaTCCCTGACTCCAGGGGCAGCAGATGTGACACCATGAGTgttgcaggcatgcacacagtgcacaaacacttgtacacataaaacaataaataacccTTTAAAGCTAGGGCCAGGCTAACTCTTTACTCCACTGCTGCCCACCTCACTGCTAGGACATGACCCAGAACCGTGATCGTGTTCAGAGCTCATGATTTGGAATACCACTTTCCTGAATTTCAAGtacctatttttttaattgataaaagaaaagagaacagacaTGAATGTCTTCTAAATATCTGCTAAGGAAGAGAAGCCTCTTCACATTTAACCTTGTATTTTTACCTTTTCTGGATTCTAACGTAACTTTCAAGTGCAGAAAACTTCTGTAATATTCTATACTGAGATAAGATAGCTTACTTTCATGTCGTATAACGGAGTACAATCAAAGtttaaaaaggaatattaaatGGTTGTTTCTACTATTTTGAAACCCCACAGAGCCCGCTCTACCTGGTTTTCTTGTGACAGTTCTTTTTGCTAGCAGCTTCCTTCTCACTCTTGTCCTTCTCTACTcggtctttcttctctttcttcgaCTGGGTAGGGGGCACGAACTGCTGCGTGACCTGCTGTGCGACCAGCTGGGAGACAGGGCGTGGCTTCCTGTGCATAGGATGAAAAGGGTTTACTACAACTTAAAGGTGCATGTCTTTATGAAATAAAAGCAGGCTTGAGAATATGTTTGTGATATTTTCAACTTTAGATTtctcatatatgaaatataaatttttatttctgttcaataaaatagaacaaactaTCATAACAGTTAAaatttattatctgtaagtacactgtagctgtcttcagacaccccagaagaggtgtcagatatcattacagatggttatgagctaccatgtggttgctgggatttgaactcagtcagtgctcttaccctctgagccatctcggcAGCCCCAACAGTTAAAATTTAAGACCAAGATATATGCTCTGGCCATTAGAATGCAGCTGTACATAAAGGAACATGTAACACTGCTGACAATTATATCCAAGAAAATAAGGCACACATAATACAAACATGAATTGAAAATTTTTAACCAGTGTTTACACTTAAATAGTTTCTGTGTATCAGGGTTGTGGCTGAATACAGGGcctcacacacaaaagcataaGCTAAGGTACATCACGGCCCCCTAGACTTCCTCCCAAGAGAAAGCTAAGCATCTGTAGTGCCGTCCACTTGCTTCCctctttaaaatctttaattcATTCACTGATTAATTGTTTACTGCCAAAACTCATCACCAAATCCTTGagactctttctgcctctggttACAATCTTAAGATGCATTTCTGATGCTGGAGTATCCTCCACTCTGTGACATTTCCAGTGGCTACATTTCAGGGTGCCTTCTTGGCTTTGCCTTTAATGCTGGCTTGAGCAAGCATCCTATCAGTCAGACAAGGCCCCTCCAGCTTCACAGAGCTTGATTCAgaggaacaaagagagaaagaaaggtaaaaaagCAGGAGGACAGAGTGGAAAAACATGGGAgattgtatatatacacatgcacacacgcacgcacgcacacacacacatacatacatacacacacacgcgcacacacacagatacgaatcacacacacacgcgcgcacacacatatacacatacacacacacacacacgcacacacacagatacgaatcacacacacacacgaatcacacacacacatgcacgcacacacacatacacacacacacacacacacgaacacgcACACATGGGATGGAGATATATAACAATTAGTTATATTGCTTAGGAAATCCtatcctgaaaaaacaaaaaaacaaaaacaaaaaacccttagaCCTTAATAGTATTGATTGAGGTCACACAACCCCAGAACAAAACCAAGCGTacatgttttccttcctctggagACCCTAGCCCAcagtgtgtatacatacatgtgggcatAGTATAGTATGTAAAATGGAGAACAAAAACAGGAACACATATTGGGTGATGAGGAAGGGCTGAGCACAGGGAACGAGCATTTGAGTCATGAAAGAGAATGTGAAGCCAACTGTTCCCCCTGTTTCAACCCTGTCATGGTttctgtcttttatctttttttttttgaagtagaGGATAAGTGCATATTATCAAATGCATATTATCAAAAATCATGTACATTGGATAGagcatttaaaaaatcttttatactttcttataaaagaacaaaaaatagcAGGATACAACCAAAAACTGAGAAAACACTGCATAATATtgtataattaaacataaaacatttgAAGGCTAGCAGGATATAAAGAGGCagagttttaaaaacagaactgaCAGAAATCAGGGTTAAATGTCCAGGCTAACTGGAGAAGCCGGCTCTGTGAGTTAAGTGCTTTCTGTACACCTGAGTGTGAACCTGCAGCACTCAGGTCAAAAGCTAGGCATGCCTCTTGACACACCTGTGAACCCAGCACTGGCACAAGGAGGGCTAAGGATGACAGCTGAGGCTCGTTGGACACCAGTGCatcaagttccaggttcagtgagagatcctaggTCAAGGCAATAAGGCTGGAGGTAAGGGGAGAGGGACACTAGAGGACACTAGACATCCTCCTGTGACCTCCATGGACACAGGTCTGCGTGTGccttctcacacacatacacatgcatacacaacacaTGCAAAACCAGCCACACCTACGGAAGTGGTCTGGAGGTGTTGCGTTTCGTGGTCAGCTCTGCTAAGGAAGGAACACAAGGGCTGAGTCAAGTTCATGTATTATCCAAGCAGTGTCAGAATCCCCAGAAGGGTTTTTGTCTTGTCAACTCCTGCCGCCACAGTTCTCATTTAGTGACTTCTGAGTGGAGACCAAGAATTTGTATTTCTGGCTAGTTTTCAAGTAATGCTAATTTGTCTGACTCAGGTAAGTTATGTGAAAAACTTTTTCCTGGGAAGATACAACACACAAATCTACTCTATAAGGAACACTCAACAGGACACAATATGGATACCTCAAAGTCCAATGTACTGAGCCTATGAGTTTTATTAGGGCTACTTACAGAAGCAGAACTGACTCAAAACACAACTGCATCACAAAAACACACCAGAGCATGAGTGGCAGCTCACAAAGCCAGGAACCTGGTGTAGTCCCTTCGCAGAGAAGCCACGCCCTCCCTCCCTTCCGACCCAGAGATGGCCTTTGTAGGAAGGAGCCTCCACAAGAGCTGTGAAAGGGTGGTatctcctttcctgcctcagcctgcaaCAGCTGGCGCTGTCCACCATGGCCATCTCTCTCCAACTTCCCACGCAGCTCACCAGTGTGCCTCAGCCAAAGCCACCACAGCCAGGAAGGACTTCCCATCCCAACCAATGGAACCaatggagggaagaggaggtggaaaaaaGCCACCAATCCCAGAGCAGGAAAAGCCACCAATCTCCAAGCTCCCCAACAGGACTtgaaggcctggagagatggctcagcagttaataagagcactgactactgaaggtcctgagttcaattcccaggaaccaaatggtggctcacaaccacctgtaatggaatctgatgccctcttctggtgtgtctgaagacagctacgtgTACTcattataaatctttaaaaaaaaaaaaaaaaatctcaccaatCTTTAATCTGAAAATCTCTGTCCTGAAAAGCTCTATCCCTTAAGAAATTCTATATAAGTCCTGGCCTTTTCTCAATTCCCTGGACCgtccaataaatctcttttatgGGATTTGCTGCCTTGGAATAAGCTGCGAAGCaatgagaagaagggaagaagcaaagaaatggaGCAGACTGAGGCTCCTGGGTTCCTCTGCGCAGCTGGGCGAGCCTCCCCTGGGAGCTGTAATACCTCTGCTGAGCAGGCTTCCTTCCAGAGATGTGTGATTGCTGAGTTCCTGTGTCTCAGCATACCCTTCCCTTGGGACACCTTCTCCCtcagctgtgtggttcctgggcttctgACTCCCAGGATACCCTTCCATCCAAGCAGGACCACatagagcacactgcacagccttcAGGCAGTTCAACAGGTCGGAGTGTCCTTTCAAGGTGCCTGCCTCAGTTGCTCTAGAACTCTTGCAGGCAGCTCCTCTGGTTTCTCTTCTTTCCAGGGAGCTAGTGTGGCCTCGGGGTCTTCTTTATAGCTCTGTTCCACTGAGCTCTAGACTCTCGGCTTTTATTGCTTGCTCCAGCAGGGAGGGCCCAGCAAACCTAGCAATTTCAAGCCTTCCTGAAGCTTATTTGAGTGGTTTACCTAAGGAGCATTCCTGCAGAATAGGATGTTTCAGTCTCTTTCTGAAAAGAAGCTTCAAGAAATGTAAGACTTTTAGCAAATACGTCTGCACTGCAGCAGGAGGCCCAAGACACTTCAGAGGGCACACGTTAAGGAGTAAGAGCTACTGGGGAGTAATACTCACTGAAGAAACTCAAGCAAATTTAACAATAAACCCAGACTTTTAAGTACTGGTAATTCACAAAATCTAAGAACCAAACTGAGTGTTAGGAAAGaacataatattaattttatgtctCCTTACCTATGCTAGAAACACCATCAGAAAGGCAGCCTGGGTGTGAGCTGGCACTCTGTAGCTACAACAGTACTACTGCATATACCTTGGACACCAAGAATGACTGTGGAGGAATGAATAACAAGTGAGTTTTATTTCCTTACTGACATCTAACAGTGTGTATGTGGTGAGTGCAACGTGCAACCAGCCAGATCCAATGCAGATCATCTCTGACGGACGTCCTTAAGGAGCTGGGCACGGCCTCTGAGCTTCTGGGCCAGGATCAGCCACTTGCTACACACAGGTAAAgacactatttctttttttttttaagttataccaaaatatggaaagagaaaacagaaagatatgGCATGGTTGGGATATATTTAATCAGGTTAATGCAGTAAAGAGTCATTTAAAACGAAGTAAGTCCTCTAAAATACAAAGTTTAGCTAAGAAACTGTCATTGCAGGAAATTGTAAATTGCTGGGTCTCTTCATTAAATTATAGCTTTGTCATGTTCATATACTGTGCTTTGTACTGTTATTCCTTTTACCTCAAAATTTAGtacaaatgaatatataaaaatattacttacaaaattataaaaatttaaagtgcaAATCCTagagctggggagacagttcagcaaattaagagcacttactgctcttgcagtggacctgggttcagttcccagcacacagatggcagctcaaaactatctgtaattccaggttccagtgtcctcttcttgcctcttcaggtactgtctcacacacacacacacacacacacacactcacacacacacacagcatacatgcccacaggaaaagcaaatacacataaaataaaaataattctttaaaaagtggAAATCCTGGAGTTTCcagctgtggcctcccttcccccagcctggaacctgcttgctcaagggtggagctaacggctcattcgtcctgtcacgcctacctactgctggaacctgcctttgctgcctggaggcacacacgtgttcgtcctNGCGCCAGaactgggacctgaagaatggcagagggagCCATTAGCAAATTGAAGTGCCTTGTTTTTGTCAATACAATGTATAACatttggctggagagatagctcaccCATTTAGAGCAGTGACTActgtttcagaggtcctgagttcaattcccagcaaccacatagtggctcacaaccatctgtaatgggatcggataccctcttctggtgtgtctgaagacagctacagtgtactcacaatgTATAGCACTGATAATCACTATAAGTGTAAAAGAGCAGTTACCTAGCTTTGCCATGTTTTTCTCTGTCACCCCATGTAGGTTGTCACTAAGCGAGTACCATCAGCTCCTTAGCACTACTTCGCTGCACCACACTCCCACTTTCAGGCAAGAAGAAAACAATCCTAGCGTTCCAACTCACAAATCCTACAATACAGTTGCtactctttttttattctttgaagtcTTATTCATTCTTAACAGCTATTCTCTCTCTACAATTACTCcttgtggaggcaggagatgacaGGCAGGCTAACCACATAGATGTAAAAGTAAACATCTATTAATAAGGTATATTTTACATCATAAATCCATAAAGCTGAATCAAatcctttattttaaatgaattatcaATTCAGAATATTCCTAAAGTACTATACTATCAATGGCAAGAATAAAATAGTTGAGAATACTATAGTTAGTccacaaagcaaaaccaacagaaCTAATTGAATCTGTCAGAGGAGAAAAAGGGTACATCAGGCTATAAACAAGTGACATTATATCTATACTAGGGTCCAACAGGATGGGGTGTAAGTGAAACAATGAACTCTAGTGTCTCCCTGGATACTGAGAGATAAGAGCCTCCAGTCATGTAAGGAAAAGGACTGGTGGCATCTAGGGAAGGTAACTGTGGCCTTCTCTAGTAAGAGAACCAATAGACTTGATATGGGGCATGCTGAATACTATGGCTGCAGTGTAGAATCTCCCACTGGCTCGTCATGCATTTGAACAGTTGTTCTCCAGCTGGGAGTGTTGTTTTGGGAGACTATGAGACCTTTAAAAAACAGTGGACTGGATCACTGGGGAAGGCCTTTCACGTGACATCTATTTCTGGTTCTGACAGGAGTTTTGCTCCTTGATCTGccagatgcaaaaaaaaaaaaaccaacaacaaaaaaaaaaaacccaaaaccagaCTATAGGCATGCTCTCAGCCCAACA contains these protein-coding regions:
- the Yaf2 gene encoding YY1-associated factor 2, with translation MGDKKSPTRPKRQPKPASDEGYWDCSVCTFRNSAEAFKCMMCDVRKGTSTRKPRPVSQLVAQQVTQQFVPPTQSKKEKKDRVEKDKSEKEAASKKNCHKKTRPRLKNVDRSSAQHLEVTVGDLTVIITDFKEKAKSAPASSAAGDQHSQSSCSSDNTERGVSRSSSPRGEASSLNGESH